One Archangium violaceum genomic window, GAGTGACCTGTGCATGAAGCTGTTGGAGAAGAAGCCGGAGAAGCGTTACCCGAACGTCCTGGAGCTGGGGAAGGAGCTGACGCACCTGCTGGCCCGTGCGGATGCTTCCTGGCGGGTGCCCCTGCATGACGGTCCCCGTCTACCGAGGAGAGGGCGCCGGGTAGCCGCAGCACGGAAGGAGAAGCCCGAGGCAGCCGCGCCACCCGTGGAGCCCACCCCGGCGACACCGACTCCGGCAACGGTGGCGGACGTGCCCATGCAGGCCATGGCGCTCCATGCGTTTCGGCGTGCGTTGGTGTGGATGGCCGTGCTGGTGGGCGCGGCCCTGGTGGGGTGGTGGCTCGCGCAGCGGTGGAAGCCCGCGCCCCCACCCGTGGCGTTGTCCTCCCCCTCCCAGACGTTGAAGTCTCTTCTCGGTCAGGAAGTGGCGCCCTCGTGGCCGCCGCCGGAAGCTGAACAGGCCGCAGCTCCGCCCCCGGCGAAGCAAACCCCTGCGGTCGTCGCCTCGCTGGTGACGCGACCCAAGGACGACGCCTTGAAGAAGCAGCAGGCCCCCAGCCCCCAGGGGGACACGAAGCAGAAGGGGGCCCTTTCTCCCGTGGCCAAGTGGTGTGTCGGCGCCGCCGCTGCCGCCAACATGGCCTGTCCCGGTGCCCAGGTACGTCCAGGCCCCGAGGCCGAGGCGTGCCCAACAGGCGCCGTCAAGACCATGACCGACACGCTCGGCATCGACATTGGGAACAAGGTTGACGTGGACTTCCCCCATGTGGGCCTCCAGCCCCAGCCCGTCTCCGTGCGCGAGGGCTTCACCTCGGTGGAGACCAGCCGCACGTGGGGAAAACTGCCGGGGGGGACCATCCTCCACGGACGCCTCTACTTCGGGGAAGGTCGCGTCTATGGCCGGTTCACCGAAGCCAAGACGCCCACGGGGGACACGTACAAGGTCTGCCTGGAGATATGGGAGAAGGGGCGCGGTGCCGAGATGGAGCCGGACGGGGGAGCGAACACCGCCAAGGTCTTCTCCCTCGTAGCCGTGAAGGCGGTGGATCGCTTCGAGTAGGAGCATCCTAGCGGTTGGTGGGCTGCAAGCTGGACGCGGCCCACGCACTACCAGGGGGGAAGGTGTGGTAGAGGCCACGTCTCCGGTCTCTTCCCCCTTGCGTGAGGTCCCCGCCCCGTGTCCGTCTTGTCCCCCGCCGCCCTCGTGGCGCTGGTGCTCCTCGCGGGGGCCAGCGCCATCGCCCAGCCGCGTCTCCCGGACTGTGAGGCGTCACCGTCCCGCGTGGAGCTGCCAGCGGAGCCCACCGGCAAGGTGCAGGAGGTGTGCATCAGCCCGGAGCTGCCCATCACCTTCCGCTTCGATTCGCTGCTGGTGCCGGGCTCGCTGGAACTGCAAGAGCGCGAGCGTTTCGAGGACGTGGCCCCAGGGACGCGGAGCTTCACCCTCCATCCCCCGGCGGACCTCCAGACCGGGGAGCGGTTCAAGGTGACGGTACGCTTCGCGGATGGTGCGGCCCCGACGAGCGCCACCTTCATGCTGGTGGGACACCCCGCGCTCGGGACACGACAGGTAAACGTGTTCCGCCACAAGCGCACCGTCGAGGACTACCAGAAGGAAACCCAAGAGGAGCGCAAGAAGTCCCAGCAGCTCGGCCTGGAACTGGAGCGGATGCGGCTGGAGAAGGGGCCGAGCGGCCTCACGGGACTGATCGCCAGCGGATTGATGGTGGACGACCAGGGCGTGAAGGCCGAGGACATTACGAAGGGCATCACCCGGCCCGCGAGTAACGCCCTCGCTATTCGCCGTGTCCTCAGCTACCGCGGCACCACACGCGAGGAGAACGTGGTGCGGGTGGCCGTGGCCGTGGAGCTGGTGAACCCGGGCACGCAGCCCTGGGCGTTCGCGGATGCGGCGCTGGTGAGCAAGGGCCAAGAGCCCAAGCCGATGAAGGTGGGCTGGCAGCCCTCGCCCGTCCCGCCGAACCCAAAGGAGCCGGGTGTGGTCGTGGTGGACTTCGAGCTGACGGCCCGGGAAGCCCAAGGCCCCTTCACCTTGAAGCTGTGGGACGAGAGCGGGATGCGGCTCGTCACCATCGGCAACGTGACCTTCCCCTGACCCCTGGCGCTTCGGCGTATGTCAGACTCATCGGGTATTCCCTCGGACTGGCAACCCATCAGGGGTGGCCATCACCACGGGGAATTCCCATGAAGCTGGCCGGAACGGTGGTGCTGGTGGTGCTCCTCTCCGGATGTGCGACAACCCAGAGAGCGGACGGCCCTGGAACGGGCGGATCTGGTCCTTCACCCTCACCGGGGGCCAAACCCGCCGTGAAGAAGGAACTCCCCTGGTTGAACGTGCCGGGCGGACGGATGAAGACGACCCTCTTCTACGGTCCCTGGCAGTGCCGCCGGGAGTTCATGAACCAGTGCCAGACGGAGTGCGGCGCGAGCTACAAGCTCAAGGGCTGCATGTGGCTGGCCGATCTCAAGTTCGACTGGGAGGGAAGCCTCGTCGTCTTGCCCGTCCCTGTGAAGGCCGGAAGCCGCTACGGCATCTATCACTGCTGCTGCAACTACACCGAGCTGTCGAAGGAGGACACACGCGCCGCTCGCAAGAAGTGGGAGGGGAAGAGGGAGTCCTTCCGGCGGGGTTGGAGCGAGAAGTTCGGAACGTGGCCGGAGAAAGGTGACGTGTCCTGGCCAGGGCACCACGTCCGGGATCTCAAGCACGGGGGGGATCCGGTTGACCCCAACAACATCATCCCCGCCGAGCCTGATGTTCACGAGGTCTTCAACGAGCAGTACCCCGCTTGCTACGACGGCAAATCTCCCTGGAATACAGTGGGCCCCGACTTGCCCTACACGGACAACTGACGATGGCCACGCCCCTTAGCAGCTTGCTCGAAGAGGTCTCCCGTGCGCACTTCCCCCATCCCCCCGCCACACCCGAGGAGATCGAGGAGTTCGAGCAGCGGGTGGGCTGGCGGCTGGACCCTGACCTCCGGGCCTTCTACCTGCACTGCAACGGGGCGGAGCTGTTCAAGCGGCTGCCGGATGCCCCCTACCGCATCCTTCCCCTGTCGAAGATCGTCCGGGCGCGGGTCGCCATCTTCGGGAAGAAGAACGATGACGACGCTCACGGCCCTGCTTCGATGTGGGCCATCTGCGACGTGCAGGATGGCAACTACCTGTTGGTGGATGTGGCCCGGCAGGAGAATGGCCGCTACCCCGTCATCGACGGCTGGCACGAGGCGTGGCCGGACCCAAAGTATTGTGACCAGATCGCCAGTTCCTTCTCGGACTTCTTGGAGCGGGCCCTGCGTGAGGGCCAAGCCTACTGGCTGAACGATTGAGCCCGGCTGACTCCGAGCCCCACCGGAGGGTAGATGTCGCCTCCGGGGTTGTTGAGTAGACAAGAGTCTGGCCTCGGCTGCGGGGCCACAGCCTGCTATGCCCCAAGAGGATGGAGGACCGACGTGCCTGACTACACGAACGACGCCCGCTTTCAGGAGATGCAGTTCCTCGCTCGGCTTGAGCAGAGCCGCACAGTCACCGTGAGCTACCCTCGCGGCGTCTTGGGTGTTGTTGAACAAAGCAGGGAACGACAGATGGTCCTATCGCTCATCCTGCGCGGGATGCTCAATGGACCGGACAGCCGGACAACGCTTTATTCGGTCAAGTACCCCAGGCCGCTCCACGAATCGCTTGCCGCGACCTTGGAGAACCAGGAGCGCTATGAGAGGGCACATCTCATCGAGTCTCTTCTGGGCGGCAGCGAAGTACCCTTGGAGATGGGGCACATGGGGCGCTTGCGTCTCTACGAGCTTCAGGACCAGCTGAAGGCGACGCGCCAACGGGAGATGTTCGGCATCCTCTTCGACGGACGGCACGTTGAGCGTGATCTGGCGATGGCCATCCTGAACAGCAGCCCCGAGGCGCCTGTTTCTCTCGCCTACCTCGACATGAACGGCCTCAAGGCCTTCAACGAGGACGGCGACCACGCCACAGGTGACGACGCCATCAAGACATTCTTCCATGCGGTGGAGAAGGGGGTCTCGGGCGCGGGAGACGCCTACCGCGTGGGCGGCGACGAAGTGGTGGTCATCATGCCCGGGACGCCGCTGGTGGAGGCTCGGCAGCGCATGCGCTCAGTTTTGGTGTCGCTCGCCGGAGAGGCGATCAGCGTGAAGGGGGAGCCTCGGAAGCTGTCGTCGGCTTGTGGGTTGGTGACGATAACCAGCCCACAAGCAAAGCCCCATGAGGAGAAAGTGCGTGCTGACCACCTTCAGAAGGAGGCCAAGGCCGCCTCCAAGCTCGGGGATGGACGCAGGTGCTGCGCTCTGAGGGTTGAAGACGAGGCGAAACCGGTGGTCATCGAAGTCTGACGACACCCGGGGGTCGAGTGAGCAGGGAGTGCGCCCATCCGCACGGCCCGTGCAATGGAGCCGCCCGAGTCAGCATGGGGTGGGAAGTACCCTTGGAGTACACACCAACCCATGCTGCCCGTACTCTCGCCTGGACCCCGTCACTCACCCCTCCCAACCCAACGCCCCTGTTTCCGTCTCCAAAATGTCTCCAGGGCGGGAGGGGACTCCGAGGAACAGGTGGGACAGCCGGGGACTGGCCCGTGGACTCGAAGTGCCCGGATTCACTCGCGATTCCTCGAAAGGCGTGTGCCGTCGCGGGTTTAGGGCCCCCCTCGTCCACGGGTTCAAGTCCCGTACTCCTCGCCAATAGAAGGGCCCGGAATCGCAAGGTTCCGGGCCCTTCGTCTTTTCTCACCCGCCTGTCATTCCCTGCGTCGCGGAGCCCGTCTCCAGGAAACTGGGCGCCCGCCGTGTCCAGCAGACTGATGGCCGCGTCCTTCGCCCTGTGGGACTTTGTCCAACCCTCAAGCGTAGATCCAGACTCCCTCCGGGAGCCGTGCTCAGACTCCCACAAGAGCGGACGGACCCTGCCCATGCTTCGAATCCCCAAGGAACAGCGTGACGCCTTCCTCCTGCATGACGAGAAGGTCAGGGCGCCGAATCCCACCTATCGAAGCTGCAGGATGCGCTGAAGTCGGACCTGGCGCAGGCGGCGGTGGATATCGCGGGAATCGTGGACCCTATGCCCATCTCGGTGTCGCTGAACATGAAGAAGCGCGGGAAAATGAACCAGCCGGTTTGGGGGCGAGGAGCGGCGGGGCTCGCGCTCCGAGGAGGCCCGCACCGCAGTTGGGGGCGGGCCGGAGCGGAGCCACAGGGGGACTGGGGGATGTAGTCCCCCAGGGCGTCAGCCGGAGCGGCGGGAGCGGCGAGACTCCAGAGAGGCTTCGGCTTCGCGGCGGCGGTAGCTGTCGCCCTCTATGGAGACGATGTCGCAGTGGTGGATGACGCGGTCGATGAGGGCGGTGGCGCAGCTGGCGTTGGGGAAGATGGTAGGCCAGTCGCTGAAGGCCTGATTGGTGGTGAGGACGAGGCTGCGTTTCTCATAGCGCAAGTTGACGAGTTGGAAGAGCAGGTCGGCGTTGCGCGCGTCGTAGGAGAGGTAGCCCAGCTCGTCGATGATGAGCAGGCCCACGCGAGCGTAGTGGCGCAGGCGGGACTCCAAGGCGCGGGAAGAGTCGCGCGAGCCGAGGTCGAGTAGCAGCTGGGAGGCGGTGGTGAAGAGGACGGAGTGGCCGGAGCGCAGGGCCTCGTGAGCGAGGTTCTGGGCAATCATCGTCTTGCCCAGGCCCTGGGCGGCGAGCAGCACCACGTTGCGAGCGTCCTGGAGGAAGTCCAGACGCAGCAGGCTCTCCACCAGGGGCCTGTCTATGGACTTGGGCCAGCTCCAGTCGAAGTCGGCCATGGGCTTGAAGCGGCCCAGGCGGCTGCGCAGGGTGCGGCGCTCCAGGGAGCGGCGGGCGCGCTCGTCGGACTCCAGTTGGACAATCTGCTCCAGCAGCTGGGTGGGAGAGAGGCGGGCCTTGGTGGCGCGAGCGACGAGGTCATCGAGCTCGGCGCTGGTGCGGTGCAGGCCGAGCCCGGAGAGGGAATGAGCCAGGGAGGAAGTCACGGGGAGTCCTTTCGCAAGAGGGCGTCGTAGTCGGAGAGGGAGTGGGGCTGGACGCGGGCGGAGCGCACGCGGGGGTCGTCGGGGAGGGAGACAGAGAGGACGGGAGGCAGGTGCTGCTGGCGGCGGGAGTGCTCCAGGAGGTGGGCGACGGACTCGGCGCCAATGGCACCGCGAGAGAGGGCGGTGGACAGGGCGGCCTCGAGAGCCTCGGGGCCATGGGAGTCGAGCAGCTTGAGCAAGCGCGAGGTATGGCCTGCGAGGTGGGCGTTGCGCGAGGCGAGCGCGGCGATGAAGGCGTCGGCGCTGGGGCAGGACTGGCGCAGCCTGTCGCGCCCGCGCAGCTCGTGGGCGTGGCGCTTGTGGGCGGCGAGGGCGGCCAGGTGCTCCTCGCATTCGAGAGTCTTGCCCTTGTCCCAGCAGCGCGTGTGGCGGGCCACCTCCCGGGTGCCGTCCAGCAGGCGCACCAGCGAGTCACTGGCCACCAAGGTGAGAGGCTTTGTCACCAGGGTGTGGGGAATGGAGTAGTCGTTGCCGTCGAAGCGGACGTAGGGCGTCTTGCCGCTGTGGAGGGTGCGCACCACGTCGCAGCCGAAGGCATTCTCTGGCAGTGCCAGCAGCCGGGGACGCTCCTCCTCCAGGGCCTGGTGCACGCGGCGAGAGGTGTCCTGTGGGAGGGGGCGTGCGTGGGCGGTGTCCTCAATCCAGCGCGACAGCTGGGAGTTGAGGTCATCCAGCGAGGAGTAGGTACGTGCGGCGAAGAAGGAGTGGCGCAGGTAGTGGCAGGAAGCTCTCCAGGGACTGCTCCAGGACGAAGCGCGCGTAGAGAGCGCGCGACCAGGAGAGCACCAGGACGAAGGCGCACAGGGGGCGCTCGGCCCCGCCAATGCGCAGCCGGCCGAAGTGGGCCCAGTCCACCTGGGCCTGCTCACCCGGCAGCGTGGACAGCCGCAAGTAGGCCTCGGCCGAGGACACCGGCCGGTGCCGGGCCACGTAGCGCCGCACCTGGAGGGCGCTGCCCTGGTAGCCGCGAGCACGGAGCATCTCGTACAAGCGCGTGGCGCGCAGCTTGGGGTGCTGCGCCAGTGTCTGGGCAATCAAATCCCGGTAGGGGTCAAGCATGGTGGGCCTCACCCGGGCGGTGGTGCGCACGAAGCGCTCCACCTCCAGGGCTCCCCTCACGGTGTCGTGGTGCACGCCCAGCTCGGCGGCGATGGTGCCCACCTTCCAGTGCTCGGCGAAGTAGAGGCGGCGGATGCGGGCGCGCTGCTCGTCAGTCACCATGGCGCCCTCCTGGCCCGGGGCCCGGGGCGTGGCTCCCAGGGCCCATGACGGACGAAGTCCGCACGGCATCCGCACACCGCGCAGCGTGCACCGCTCCCGGCACTGGCAGGGGCTCGCACGCTCGCCACAGCGCCCTCGCCAGCCCGTCCCTCGTCCGCCTCGGCACCGGGCACTCGCCCCGTGTCCTTCTCTTCCCGTCTGTCCGCATCAGTCGGCTCCTGGCCGACGCGAAAAGTGGTGGCCTCCAGGGCGACCTCTGGCGTCGGCGGCGCCAAGGTGCCCGCGCCCTCCAGTGGCGGGCTACCCTGATGCGTGACTTTCCGTGCTCGCCGCTCACGGCTCCGGGCCTGGCGCCTGGCCGCGGCCCACCGGCCCGCGAAGCCGCGAGCGTAGCGTCGCCCCGACTCCCTCTGGCTCTGGCGCCGCGCCTGCGCACTACACTCACGCGAGCAGTAGCGCTGGCCCCGGTCGTGCCGACGGCACAGGTAGAAGAGTGCCCGGCAGGTGCCGAGCGCGCACTGCGCCATCCGCAGTGAATCCACGCGTCCCCAGGCTCGAGACGCCTGGAAACTGGACCGCCTCACGGCCTCGTGCGAGCGTGCTCCTCCCGCATCGCGTCCCCGTGATTCGGCCTGAGGGTCCGGAGGTACCAGCTCCGGGCCCTCTTCTTTTTGGCGCCCTCGTCCCGGCTCTCTGCGCTACCTCCTCCTACCTCTGCCCGCCAGTTTCAGGCCGCGACGCTCGGCTCGTCCAAATTCCCGCGCTTCCTCGTGAACGCCAACACCATCTCGGACGCCATTGGTGCCGGAATGAGCCTGGCCAAGGGAGACCTCATCGGCGCAGGCCTGTCCCTCGTCTCGATGATTCCCTACGCGGGTGACGCGCTCGCGAAGACTGCCAAGGGCGCCCGGCTCGCCAAGCGGATGGCCAACCTGCGCAAGGCTATCAATGCCGCCACGGCCAACCTCAACAAGGCCCGGGAGAGGCGGCACAGGCGCGAGCAGCGGCTGCCGTCCGCGCCCGCCGTGCGTCGGATGGCGCAGCCAAGGCAGCCGAGAAGAAGGTGTGCAAGACATGCCCGGATGGCACCAGGCCCGCCAACCCCAATGCCAACCGCTTTGGCACTCAACTGCCCCGGGACGGCACCTGGAGTGGTGAGAAGGGCAATTCGGCCTGGAGCCCCGACCCGAATACACCCAGGGGCAAGGAGATTCTCGAAGCCACGGGCGGCAAACCCATCCAGTTCAAAGATGGCTACCCGGACTTCTCCCCCTATTCCCAGAAGACCGTGACCATCGACATGATGGGGAACCACACGTCCGACTTCAGGGACGCCAACGTCAAGGCGGGCTTTGGCGATACGGCGGATCCACCCGAGGGCATGACTTGGCATCACCATGAGGACGGAAAGAGGATGATGCTGGTGCCGAAGAGTATCAACAACAACGTGCCCCACACAGGGGGCGTATCCGTCGTGAAAGATGCGGGATACTGAGGCCATGGCACTTCAATTCACCAAGGAGAAGGCACCGCTTACGCCCAAGGCCATCCAGGAGGCGGAGCAGCGGCTGGGCCGGAAGTTCCCGGAGGACTACAAGCGATTCTTGCTGGAGCACCACGGGGGGCACCCGGAGCCGTGCGGTTTCGAGTTCGTCCAGCCGAGGAGCAATGGGGAGAAGGATTGGGCCTTGATTGCCTACTTCCTGGGTCTGGACGGCAAGCATGAAACCATCGCGGACTACCTCGTCAGCTACGAGGACCGCATTCCCCGGGACACGATTCCCATCGCACGAGACCCGGGCGGCAATCCCATCCTCCTGACGCTGGGAGGGAAGAACCAGGGCAAGGTCTACTTCTGGATGCGGGAGCACGAGCCCGAGGACCCGGACGAGGTCCAGGAGTACGACTACCTGGGGTTTGTCGCGAACAGCCTGGATGAGTTCCTGGGCGCGCTGACCGACCCTCCATGACGCTGGAGTACTTCGCCACTGTCCGGCCGACGTACCTGGAGAACTGGCCTCGGGCTCTGCACACGCTCTCACTCCGCCAGATGTCTCTCCCGCTGACCCGGGAAGAGGCGGAGGTGCTGGGACGCCAGGCCGGGGCGGCTCCCCGGGGCTGGAGCACCCGGAAGACGCCCGAGGGACTGGAGCGGGTGTCGCGGGAGCTCGGCGAGGCGCTGCGACACTTCCCCTCAGGGGCCTTCGTGCGGCTGGGCTCGCGCAGCGCGAAGGACTCGCAGCATGCGCTCTTCCGAGGGCTGCGGGTGTCCAGTGCCGCCGAGGCCCTCTCCCTGCTCACGAGTGGTTCGGCGCGCGTTGCCTTCGACCTCCGGCTCGCGCTGCGCCAGGGGTACACCCCCTGCCTTTTCGTTCGGGAATGGCTCGATCTGCCGGCCTGGGCGGAACTGCGCTGCTTCATGCGCGGCTGGCAGTTGGTGGGCGTCACTCAGTACAACTGCCGTGGCCTTGGGGCCAGCCCGGAGCTGCATGCGCACGCTTCCAGGCTGCGGGCCGCCATCGAGGCTTTCTTCGTGCCCTTCTGCGAGGCCTGCCACCTGGACGACGTGGTGTTCGATGTGTTCGCCGTCACGCCGCTGCCCGAGGCTCCCGCGCTTCCGGCCATCCGTCTGCTGGAGCTCAACCCGTTCTTCCCGCAGACCGACCCCGGGCTCTTCACCTGGGCACACGGCGGTGACTTCGACGGCTCCTTTCGCATCGTTCCACCCGGAGCGCCGGTGGCACCGGAGCGCTGAGCTATCCCCTCGCCGCGGTGTTCACTTGGGACAGCCGGGGACTGGCCCGAGGACTCCTCCGCAAGGTTCCGGGCCCTTCGTCTTTTCTCACCCGCCTGTCATTCCCTGCGTCGCGGAGCCCGTCTCCAGCATGTCTCCAGGAAGCTGGGGGCCCGTTGCGTCCAGCAGGGGGGCGGGCTCCTGCGAGGCCGTGGCGGCACGCAGATCGATCACCGCCCGGTGGTAGTCCACCAGCGCCTTGATCTCCTTGAGCTCCGCGTCGACCGCGGCTTGCTCGCGAAGGTTGACGAATAGGAGGCTGGTGGCGCCCTGCTCGAAGCGCGTCAGCTCTCCCCGGGCGAGCCGGCGTGCCACGTCCGCGGCACTTCGGGCGAGGCCCACCCGCTCATAGGCGGCGTGCAGGGCCGAGAGTGTGTCACGGACCTCGGTGGCGACCTTGTCTCGCGCCAGCCGGGTCTTGGCCTCCACCGCGGCCCGTTTGGCCTCGGCGGCCTGGCGCTGGCCACGCGCTCCCCGGGCCTGGAGGGGCACGTCGAGCGTAAGCGAGGCCTGCAGCTCGGTGGGCCGCAGGTTCGCAGGCCCTGCTCCCAGATCCTTCGCCACGGACACGCCGAGGTCCACGGCCGGGGCCGCCTGGTTGCGAGCGAGCCTGGCGTCGACCTGGAACAGCTCGCGCTGGAGGGCCAGCTCACGCAGCTCGGGCCGCTGCCGCAGCGCCTGCTCCAGCTGCGTGTCCAGCTGGGCATTGAGCACGGCGTTGGGGACGGGCAGGCCGCCGGGCATGCGCGAGGGGGAGACGACGAGCGGCTCGCCCTCGGTGTCACGCAGGTAGAGCGAGAGCTTGAGCGCTGCCTGCTCCAGCTTACGCCGGGCGGCGATCAGCTCGGCCTCGCGCTCCAGCAGCACCCGCTCGTTCTCGGTGTGCTCGATCTGCGGGATGTCGCCCGCGGCAGCGCGGCGGGCGAGCTGCTCGTGGCGGGTGACGGCCAACCCATACTGGGCACTGACAATGCCGAGCTGCTGTCCGGCGGCGACCCAGTCCCAATAGTGATAGGCCGCCTCGCGCTGCAGCTCGAGCCGATCACCCGCGAGCGTGGTTCCGGTCATCTCCTTCCGCAGGCGCGCCTTGGAGATGTCGGCCCGCCGCTTGTCAATGGAGCCATTGCGCCACAGCGGGAGCTCGAG contains:
- a CDS encoding serine/threonine protein kinase: MNERDMPDLLPGTSVNGAIIEELVDRGGYGTVYRARDKLSGTLLALKFVPLHRAKQWAEREGTLAMYFQHKNLVRQVGFSYWPPVLPEFFCLKMLYVEGRTLDVWAWEENPDTLAVVGKMVGVARGLAVVHDENVVHRDVKEANIIVRDSDGEPVLLDFGAAKREGQATITEGMFPPGTPNYRSPEAWRFGLEHWNERKVTYRPGKADDQYALGVVLYRLLTRRFPFEVAWDDEASVNAVINKEPLPPHIVNPNVPQVVSDLCMKLLEKKPEKRYPNVLELGKELTHLLARADASWRVPLHDGPRLPRRGRRVAAARKEKPEAAAPPVEPTPATPTPATVADVPMQAMALHAFRRALVWMAVLVGAALVGWWLAQRWKPAPPPVALSSPSQTLKSLLGQEVAPSWPPPEAEQAAAPPPAKQTPAVVASLVTRPKDDALKKQQAPSPQGDTKQKGALSPVAKWCVGAAAAANMACPGAQVRPGPEAEACPTGAVKTMTDTLGIDIGNKVDVDFPHVGLQPQPVSVREGFTSVETSRTWGKLPGGTILHGRLYFGEGRVYGRFTEAKTPTGDTYKVCLEIWEKGRGAEMEPDGGANTAKVFSLVAVKAVDRFE
- a CDS encoding DUF2381 family protein produces the protein MSVLSPAALVALVLLAGASAIAQPRLPDCEASPSRVELPAEPTGKVQEVCISPELPITFRFDSLLVPGSLELQERERFEDVAPGTRSFTLHPPADLQTGERFKVTVRFADGAAPTSATFMLVGHPALGTRQVNVFRHKRTVEDYQKETQEERKKSQQLGLELERMRLEKGPSGLTGLIASGLMVDDQGVKAEDITKGITRPASNALAIRRVLSYRGTTREENVVRVAVAVELVNPGTQPWAFADAALVSKGQEPKPMKVGWQPSPVPPNPKEPGVVVVDFELTAREAQGPFTLKLWDESGMRLVTIGNVTFP
- a CDS encoding SMI1/KNR4 family protein produces the protein MATPLSSLLEEVSRAHFPHPPATPEEIEEFEQRVGWRLDPDLRAFYLHCNGAELFKRLPDAPYRILPLSKIVRARVAIFGKKNDDDAHGPASMWAICDVQDGNYLLVDVARQENGRYPVIDGWHEAWPDPKYCDQIASSFSDFLERALREGQAYWLND
- a CDS encoding GGDEF domain-containing protein, with the protein product MPDYTNDARFQEMQFLARLEQSRTVTVSYPRGVLGVVEQSRERQMVLSLILRGMLNGPDSRTTLYSVKYPRPLHESLAATLENQERYERAHLIESLLGGSEVPLEMGHMGRLRLYELQDQLKATRQREMFGILFDGRHVERDLAMAILNSSPEAPVSLAYLDMNGLKAFNEDGDHATGDDAIKTFFHAVEKGVSGAGDAYRVGGDEVVVIMPGTPLVEARQRMRSVLVSLAGEAISVKGEPRKLSSACGLVTITSPQAKPHEEKVRADHLQKEAKAASKLGDGRRCCALRVEDEAKPVVIEV
- the istB gene encoding IS21-like element helper ATPase IstB — its product is MTSSLAHSLSGLGLHRTSAELDDLVARATKARLSPTQLLEQIVQLESDERARRSLERRTLRSRLGRFKPMADFDWSWPKSIDRPLVESLLRLDFLQDARNVVLLAAQGLGKTMIAQNLAHEALRSGHSVLFTTASQLLLDLGSRDSSRALESRLRHYARVGLLIIDELGYLSYDARNADLLFQLVNLRYEKRSLVLTTNQAFSDWPTIFPNASCATALIDRVIHHCDIVSIEGDSYRRREAEASLESRRSRRSG
- a CDS encoding Mu transposase domain-containing protein yields the protein MHQALEEERPRLLALPENAFGCDVVRTLHSGKTPYVRFDGNDYSIPHTLVTKPLTLVASDSLVRLLDGTREVARHTRCWDKGKTLECEEHLAALAAHKRHAHELRGRDRLRQSCPSADAFIAALASRNAHLAGHTSRLLKLLDSHGPEALEAALSTALSRGAIGAESVAHLLEHSRRQQHLPPVLSVSLPDDPRVRSARVQPHSLSDYDALLRKDSP
- a CDS encoding HNH endonuclease, translated to MCKTCPDGTRPANPNANRFGTQLPRDGTWSGEKGNSAWSPDPNTPRGKEILEATGGKPIQFKDGYPDFSPYSQKTVTIDMMGNHTSDFRDANVKAGFGDTADPPEGMTWHHHEDGKRMMLVPKSINNNVPHTGGVSVVKDAGY
- a CDS encoding SMI1/KNR4 family protein, with translation MALQFTKEKAPLTPKAIQEAEQRLGRKFPEDYKRFLLEHHGGHPEPCGFEFVQPRSNGEKDWALIAYFLGLDGKHETIADYLVSYEDRIPRDTIPIARDPGGNPILLTLGGKNQGKVYFWMREHEPEDPDEVQEYDYLGFVANSLDEFLGALTDPP
- a CDS encoding TolC family protein, encoding MSPLRMRSAALRLLAVLLGVTGAAPLAQATVAPLTLEEVLDSVRERHPQVAVARQGVASAEAELLSAKGGFDTVLKTKGVYVPFSYYPHERLDAVVEQPLPLGGMRLFGGYRLGQGKFPTYYGQYETLSSGELRAGLELPLWRNGSIDKRRADISKARLRKEMTGTTLAGDRLELQREAAYHYWDWVAAGQQLGIVSAQYGLAVTRHEQLARRAAAGDIPQIEHTENERVLLEREAELIAARRKLEQAALKLSLYLRDTEGEPLVVSPSRMPGGLPVPNAVLNAQLDTQLEQALRQRPELRELALQRELFQVDARLARNQAAPAVDLGVSVAKDLGAGPANLRPTELQASLTLDVPLQARGARGQRQAAEAKRAAVEAKTRLARDKVATEVRDTLSALHAAYERVGLARSAADVARRLARGELTRFEQGATSLLFVNLREQAAVDAELKEIKALVDYHRAVIDLRAATASQEPAPLLDATGPQLPGDMLETGSATQGMTGG